TTATTTCCTCATCCCAGTCTTTGTAGTTGGAGCTTTTCATTATATTGATTTCATATTCCCCTTGCGGAAGTTTGTAATTTATAAGTGGAGTGTATCCGATAATGTTTGTATCAATTTTGACGATACTGCTGTCAAAATTGGAGTAGATGGTGAGGGTGTGTTTTGTTGAATCATCTTGAGAGAAAGCGTTATTAGCCAATAAAATTATTGCAAAGAAGAAAATTTTATTTAGAATGTTGAATTTCATGTGGTAAAGAATGGGATTCCCGCCTGCGCGGGAATGACTTCGTTTTTTTATCCTCCGAATGGGGATATTACACACCCTGTCTCCGACTTTGTCGAAATCACCTCTTTCAAGAGGAGAATTTTTTGTTTTACGTTTGCTGTTTTACGTTTTATGTCATTCATACTTAAAGCAATATATCTCTTTGTTTTCGCAGGCGATGAAGAGAAAATTTTTCCAGACAAGCGGAGATGCTTTCAGGCGTGACTCAAAGGACATTTCCCAAAACTTGCTTCCATCATTTGTGTTTAGTATATAGAAATTTCTATCAAGTGAGCTGATAAGAATTTTATCATTTACAACTAACGGCGAGCCGTTTATTGTTCCTGCGGTTTTAAACTGCCAATTTTCATTTCCAGAATTTACGTCAAGCGAATGTATAACTCCGTCAACTCCGGAAACGATAACATTGTTTCCATAAAACGAACATGAAGAAATAAAAGTAGTGTTCAAATCTTTTTTCCAAAGTAGAGAACCGTCGAGATTCATGCAGTAAATATTTTTATCATCTGAACAGACAAATAATTTATTATTATATATAGAAGGGTCAGAATAAACCGGGGCATTTGTTTTGTAAGACCAGTTAATTTTTCCTGTTTGTTTATTGAGGCAATAAATAAATCCGTTTACGTTGCAGACGATTACGTTATTTCCATTTACAACCGGAGATGAAAAAAAAGGTTTCAAGCCGAGAGAGTCTGATGCAGTGTTTTCAAACTGCCAGACTAATTCACCTGTTGTTAAGTTTAATTTATATGTTGCCGAACCGGTTGAGCTTACATAAACAAATTCGCTGTCAATAACCGGAGAAGTTCTAATCATGCCAAGATTTTTTCTCCAATTTTCACTACCTGTTTTCAAATTGTAGCTCAGTATAGAGCTTTCAGGGTCACCGTCGAATGTAAGAATAATTTCGGAGCTTGAATATGCAGGGCAGTTGGGTGCGCCGCCGATTTTTCCGAATTTCCCAAGGTTTTTTCCCGTTGAAATATCGACTGCATACATATCACCGCGAAGCGTTGAAGTAAATAAAATTGCGTCTGCTGCAATCATTGCAGTTTTCGGAAAACCTGCATCGGCATTAAATGTCCATATTTGACGGATGTTTTGTGATGATATGGAAGTGAACAAGTTCTGGTTCGTATTCTGCGGATTTCCGCCTCTTTGAAGCCAATCATCGGCATTTACTTCAATCCTGTCTTTAATTTTGACTGATGAGCAGCTAAAGAAAAAAATGAGGGTTAAAAATGTTAAGAGAAGAGCAACAACGCTGTTTTTCATAAAAATCTCTCTAACGGGAATTATTAATATAGAATAAATTATTTTATAAAAAAATTCTTTTTTTACCTGTAAAATATCTGGTAAAAATTTTTACATATATGACTAATTACTTGACTTAGTAGGTGCTTTTATCTAATTTAATTCAAACAAACAAAGGAGTGCAAATGAATGAATTCGATGATCTCGATTATTTCGAGGACAGCGATAGTGATAATGAAGGCACGGGTTCTTATGATAAAAACGGGGGAAATTCCAAAAATAAAAAGCGAAAATTCGACATTAATAATCCTTCTGACCCAGAGCTTCTTGAAGAATACATAACCGAGCTTTTCGACAAACAAGAGTTTGACGAAGCTTTAATTCACATTAATAAATACATAGAATTATTTCCTTATTCATCAGAGATGTGGCATAAAAAAGCTCTGATACTCGACGGCATCGGAAAGTTTGATGAAGCAATTGAGTATTACGACAAAGCAATTTTACTGAATCCGAATGATACTGAGATTCATTTAAACAAGGCAATCACTCTCGAGAATCTTGAAAAATACGAAGACTCTATTCAAACACTTTTAAACGTAATGACTATGGAACCTGATAACACAGAAGCCATTTTTAATCTTGGCTTAACATACGAAAGAATTGAAAAATATAATGAAGCCGCAGAGTGCTTCAGAAAAGTAATCTGTCTCGATAACACACACAAAGATGCATATTATGAACTGGGATACTGCTACGATTTTCTTGATATGCTTGAGGAATCTATCATAGCATATAAGAGACACCTTGATTTAGCTCCGCTCAATTATAATGCGTGGTATAATCTTGGTATTGTGCAGAACAGGATGGGCAGATTTATGAAAGCAATTGAAAGTTATGAGATGTCAATTGCAATTAGAGAAGATTTATCACCGGCATGGTATAACATGGGCAATGCTTATGCATCGCTCGGAAGATTATACAAAGCAATCGATTGCTATAATAAAGCACTTGAATTAAAAAACGAAGACCCTTATTGCTATCATAACATCGGAAATGCTTATGAGGAAATAGGCGAGTACAGAAAAGCGATTGATTACTTTACAAAATCAATCGTTCTTGACCCGAAAAATTACGAATCATTTTACGGTAGAGGAAACTGTTATTATTGTCTCGACGAATATGAAAAGGCAATAAATGATTTTAATTCATCGCTTGTGCTTTGCAAGGATTTTTCTGAAATCTGGTATTCAAAAGCCGATGCAGAACTTGCAATGGGAAAAACTGCAGAGGCATTGAAAAGTTATGAGAGAGTTGTAAAGCTCGAAGCTAAAAATTTTGATGCATGGTTTGATTACGGCTGCGCATTGGTTGATACAAAAAGCTTTACAAAGGCAATCAGCGCTTTTGATAATGCAATAAAGCATAATCCTAAATGGGTCGAGCCATACTACGAAAAAGCAAAAGTATATTTTCTTTCCGGTGATTATGCAAAAGGAATTGAAATGCTTGAAGAAGCATTCAAGATAAAACCTGAAGATAGATTTGATTATGATATTAACAGCGGCTTTGAAAAAGTAATGAAGTTTTTAATGAAGAAGTAATCTTTTAGAATGCAGAGGTAAATTTTGTGCCATTCTGATATTCAGGAGGGCACATTTTTTTTTACACCTTTAATTTCACTTCGAAGAGTTTGTGCTCCTTAATCTGAATAATTCTTTTATCCCGCATCTTACGGACAATCTCAAAATTGTGAGTGGCAAATATTACCGCAGTGCCTTTCATGTTTATTTCATTTATGAGCTTAACAATTTCGAGTGAAATAAACGGGTCAAGGTTTCCGGTTGGCTCGTCTGCAATAAGCAACTTTGGCTCGGTAATCATTGCTCTTGCAATTGCAGTCCGCTGAAGCTCGCCTCCGGATAAATCATGCGGAGAATCTTTAAGCTTATCCATAATTCCCAGCTTGGATGAAATATCGTAAACTTTCTTTTTAATCTTATCAGGTTTTTCTCCTGCTATATATAAAGGAACGGCAATGTTTTCATAAATATTGCGGTCATACATAAGCTTAAAATCCTGAAAAATAACCCCGATTTTCCTGCGCAAATAAGGCGTATCGCTTTTTTCCATCTTTGCAAAATCAAAGTCTTCAAAAACAATATCTCCTTTTTGTGGAAGAACGTCTCTATATATAAGCTTGAGCAGAGTAGTCTTTCCTATTCCGCTTTCACCAACGAGAAAAATAAATTCACCGTAGTTAATAAATAAATTTATAGATTTAAAAATTTCTTTTGCGGGATATGAAAATGATACGTTTTCTAATTTAAGCATTAATGATTTTTGTTTTCAGAAATCTTTGCAGCAAGCTTTATAGCATTTACCGTGCTGTTAATATTTGCTTTACCTTCGGCTGCGATATCGAATGCAGTCCCATGGTCAGGAGATGTGCGAACTATACTTATGTTGCCTGTATAATTAACACCTGTTTCATAAGCCATCATTTTAAAAGGGATAAGTCCCTGGTCGTGATACATTGCAATAGTCACGTCAAATTTTTTATAAGTTTTATTGCCAAAATAACCATCTGCAGCAAAAGGACCTTCAATATTAAAACCTGCATTTTTTAGTTTAGTAATTGCAGGCGCAATGATTTTAATTTCTTCGTTTCCTAAAACTCCGCCGTCACCCGAGTGCGGATTAAGAGAGAGGACCGCAATCTTTGGTTTTTTAATATTGAAGTCACGGACTAAAATATTATTCGTTAATATAACCTTATCAATAATTCTTTTTTGTGATATTTTTTTTGCAGTGTCTTTTAAGGAATTATGTCCCGTGACAAGCGAAACGATTAATTTATCAGAGTACAAAATCATTAAGGGCGAGCATTTTGTTAATTTGCCGAGCATTTCAGTGTGACCGTCGAATTTATATCCTGCCAGATTCAATGAATATTTGGAAATTGGCAGAGTGACCATAGCATCAAATTTACCCCTCAAACATAATTCAACAGCTTTCTTAATTGCTAAACCGGAGAGTTTTCCGCAGGATTTATTGGTTTTGCCCGGTTTGAATAAGACACCGGATTTTATTTCAACGACTCTATCTGATGGAATTTTTGGAAGAGATAATTTTTTCGAATAAAAATCCAGAATGGATTTTTTACCGATTACGGTTAAATCAAACTTTGATGCAATGGATTTTCGAGAAAAAATTTTAAGTATAATTTCAGGTCCGATGCCCGCTGGGTCTCCGATTGTTAATAATATTTTAGGCAGAATTTTTGGCAAGATCCTAGAGGTTGTAATTACAATAAAGACCGGGATTCCCGCCTTCGCGGGAATGACTTCAAATAAAATATTAAATGACTAAAAAATATTACTTGTCCTGAACTTCTTCTATCACTGCATCACCCCACAATCCTTCGAGATTATAGAATCTGCGTGTTTGATTCAAAAATATATGTGCAACAACATTAACATAGTCGAGCAGTACCCAGCTTCGGTTAGTATAACCTTCGCTGTGCCATGCGCTTTCTTTTACTTTTCCAAGCTCGTTATCAATATGGTCGGCTATTGCCTTAACCTGAACGTCTGATGAAGCTGAACAAATTACAAAAAAATCAGTAATAGTAGTAAGCTCTTTTAAATCCATTATTACAACATCTTCTGCTTTTTTATCAAGCATTAACTGCGCAATTTTATCTGCTAATTCTTTTGGCTGCATTATTTTTCAGTAAAAGGTTTTAGTTCTTTATAATCTTTTCCGATTACAACAGATGCATCGATATAAAGTTCAGGATTTATCTGTTGTATGATATTCTTTTCATTCACACCGAGTGATGCTGCAATTTTTTTACATTTAAGATTATTTCCTGTTCTGTCTATTATAAGTGTTTTCGGTTCATCGTTTGACTGGTAGTTTCCATAATCAACAACGTCAAATCCCTGTTTGCGCAGAAAATCGGTGAAAATGCCTGCAACTCCGCTCTGGCTTGTGCCATTGAGAACCTCAAGCTGGACAGTCAGATTCGGCTGATTAGTTTTTACTTTTGTCGTGTCAGATAATTTTTGCTGCGGAGGGATATCTTTTCCGGAGTTTGCATTCATTATCAGCGAGAAACCAAGATAAGCACAAACTCCGAACAAGATTATAATTGCAATATTGAGAATATAATTAAGAACATTTTTTTTTGTTTCTTCTTTCAAATCTTCGCGATTCTTTTTCAGTTCGAATAAATATTAATCATCATACCTGTTGTAAAAAGGATTGTAATAATAATCATCCATCTGATAGCTGTTCATGTTTCTGAACTGAACTCTTATGAACGCATTATCGGCAACTTTATAATCCACATCAAGACGCGACAATGAAATTCCGTTTAAGTCATCTCTGAGCATCTGGCTGTATGAACTTCCGAACTGGCTGCTCGCAAAAGGAGAGTATTGCATTGTTATGTCGGCTCTCACGTTCAGCTTATCATTGATTTTATAATTCAATGAGTTTGTATAAGATGCAATTGAGATGTTCCCATACTTAGAAGAAACCATTGAGAAATTCAAGGAATGCTTCATCGAAAAATTATTCGGATTAAAAATACCGAGAATGAGATTATTTGTATTTTTATTTAAACCTCCGAGTTTTACGTCATCAGGTTTTTTTTGAGCTGAAACGCCGGTGGACAGGGAGAGTATAAGTGCTGATATTAACAGGATTTTCTTCATTATAAGTGTTTGGTTAATTTTAGTGAATTATAATCAATTTTTTAATGAAAATATTAATGCATACTTAATTAAAGTAGGTATTTTTATATAAGTTTCACCGTTTTTATGAGTAAATAAGATACTTGGAAGATACTTGCAAAATAATAATAATTTTGCTTATTTCATTAAATCCCACTGGGTCACAAGAACGTTTAGTCCTTTTATTTTGGAATTTTATGTTTTGTTAAAAATATATTATTTAACAAAAATTTAATAATACTTATTTATTTAATAATAAATTATTAAGTATTCATTTAATTAATCAATTAAAAACAAAGGAAAGAAAATGAGAAAGAAACTTTTCTACATTCCGGTGCTAACTATGTTAGTGCTCGGATTCTACTTGGGTTTTAGTGACTTAGACCCTAAAGGAAGTAGAACTCCACAAACTTATTCAGACAATCACGGCAACACCACTCCTGTTGAAATTCAATCAGCAGGTACAGTAGTTTTTGTTGATAGTTTGAATGGTAACAATGATACTACCGCTTTAAAAAGCAGAGGTTATAAGCCATACTATAGAGGTACAGGTCCTCAGGGAACGACCGCAACATGGTATCAGGGAACAACTCCGTTTCCGGCATTTAACGGACCTGCAACAGGTTACGTTGCTGCAAATTACAACGTAGTAACAAACATTAATAACATTGACAGCTGGTTAGTATTACCAAGAATAGCCGGCACAGGAATTTTATCCGGTGACTCTTTATATTTCTATGAAAGGTCAATAACCGGAAATACATTCCCTGACTCAATGAGAGTTATGTATTCGGCTAACGATTCCACTCCTGAAGGAAGCTGGACAGAGCTTGGCAGATTCTTAAATACTATCAGCGGCAGCTGGACTAGAAGAGGATACAGAGCTCCATCAGCATCACTAAACGGAAGATTTGCATTGAGATATTGCGTTGCTAACGGCGGACCAAACGGAGCAAACAGTAACTTTATCGGTGTTGACATGATTACCATCGAAAGAACTGCTGCACCTCCTCCTCCATCAACATGGCATGAGCAAACAACTCCTGTAACCACAACATTGTATTCTGTTTCAGCAGTTGATAATAACGTTGTTTGGGCTTGCGGCGCAGCCGGTAGAGTTATAATGACAACAAACGGCGGAACATGGGTAAATGCAACAGGAACCGGTATTCCTGCAGCACTTGCTTTATATAATATCTGGGGAATCAACAGTACTACTGCTCTCGTTACAGGTTCAGATGCAGTCGGAACATATATTTACAGAACTTCAAATTCAGGTTCTACCTGGACTCAAGTTCATTCACAAGCAGGCGGATTCTTTAATGTTATATTAATGTCAAATGCTACAACAGGTTGGGTACAGGGAGACCCGGTATCAAACAGATGGTCACTCTGGGGAACAACAAACGGCGGCGTAACCTGGGATTCTACAGGAAGATTCCTTCCAATGACAGGCTCAGAAGCTGGATGGAACAACTCTGCTCACTGGGTTGGAAATAACATCTGGTTCGGTACTAATAATACCAAAGTATATTACTCAGCAAACAACGGTCAGACCTGGACAGGTCAGGCACTTGGTGAGTTAAACTCATATGCAGTAAACTTCAATGCAACCGGAACAGGATTTGCCGGAGGTGCACTTTTAAGAATGAGCACTAACAACGGTAGTTCATGGGCTGCGAATACAACTCTCGGAACCGGTAACTTTACAGGTATTGCCAACAATGGAAACGAATGGTGGCAGGTAAGACAAGCAAATGGAATTTTTTATTCTTCAAATAACGGAACCAGCTGGACACAACAACATACTGCACCTGCAGGTACATATTCATTCATTACCAGAGCAAGAGACGGATTTATGTTATATGCTGTCCGTTCAAACGGAGCTGTATCTAAGTGGGGACCAACATCAGGTATAGACCCAGTTTCAACAGTTGCTTCAGATTACAAACTAAGTCAAAACTATCCTAATCCTTTCAACCCGGCAACAAAGATTAACTTCTCATTACCGAAGAACGGATTCGTAACATTAAAAGTTTATGACATCTTAGGTAAAGAAGTTGCTACCTTGGTAAACGAGTTCAAAGCAACAGGAACATATGCAGTTGACTTTAATGCAACAAATCTTGCAAGCGGAATTTATCTATACAAAATTCAGGCTGACGGATTTACTGCAACAAAGAGAATGATGTTAGTTAAGTAATCAATTCTTATAAATTAACTTCCTCTCTGAAAAGAGAGGAAGTTAATTTTCTATACATAAAATCCCATAGTAATAAAATTCTTAAAATTTTCTTATTTTTAAAGATTGTTTTCGTTATTGACAAAGTTGTAAATATTTGACACTTTGCTTAATAATTTTAATCGAATTCGTAAAATTTTATTCCCCATAAAATTCGGAATTTGATACAAATTTTAATTATTCAAATTAAAGGAGAAAAAAATGAAAGGAAAATTTACGCTACTTTATTTCCTTAGTCTTATTTTAGTGATGGGACTTTTAGTTGGTTTTATCAGCCAGATAACTGGAGACCCGAATGCAGATACTGCACCTGTAACCGAAAATACACCGGGAACAGGTTTTGAAGCAGATACAGGCAGACCTCTTACTTTCCCATACCCAACAGCATTTAATTTCAATTATTCAGCAATCCCAGGTCCGAACAGCGGAACTGTAGGTGCTATTATGAATGGCAGCCACTGGATTATGAATAAATGGAATACGCCTAACATGTGGTACAGAAGAAATAATAATGGTCCTTCAGGCGGTCCCGGAACTCTTGCTGATTCTACGACTTACCCGGGTGCAGTCAGAGATTTGACAAACGGACCAGGCGGATTTGTATACGGCGGTTCAGCAACAAATCAGTTAAGAAGAATTAATCCTGCTACCGGTGCTACAATGGCAACCTTTACAACAGCGGGCGCAATTTATAGAGCAATTGCTTATGATCCTAACAGAAAAGGTTTCTGGAACTGTGACTTTGGCGGAAACATTACCTGTTATGATACTGCAGGTGTTTTAAAAGGAACAATTACAACCATTGCAACAGCAAAATACGGCTTGGCATGGGATTCAACTTCAACAGCAGATTCTGCATGGTTATGGGTTTGGAACCAAGGTCCTGGCGGAACAGCTGCTACAACTGCTGAATTGTATAAATATCACGTTGCTTCTGGTACATTAAAAGCAACATATATCTTTAACCTTACCGGTCCCGGTGTTGGTATCGCAGGTGGTGCAGAATGTATGGTTGTTAATAACAAATTCATTCTTGCTTTGAACTGGCAGAACCAGGCAATTACAGGTTATGTATTGAAAGATATGACTCCTTCAAACGTTCAATCAGTTATAACTCGTGGAAGCTTAAATAAAGCTATTCCTGATAATACTCCAGCTGGTATTGCAGATTCATTCATGGTAACAGGTGGTGGAACTGTATTGGGAGTTGAAGTTGTAATTGACTCAATTGTTCATACCTGGTGTGGTGATTTAAAAGTCACTCTTACTCACGCAGGAAAAACCGATACTCTTGTCTCAAGAATGGGAACAGGTACATTCGGTTTAAGTCAGAATGATTTGATCAACGTAGCATTGAAAGATACAGCAACAAGAGGTATCTGGACAGCAACAGCAGCAGACTCAACTCCACAAGGTGGTTTCAGAGGAAGCTGGAGACCTGGATACAGAAGTGCACAGGATTCACTTGCTAAGTTCATAGGAACTTCAGCAGCAGGATCATGGGTAGTAAGAGTTTCTGATAATGCTTCAGGAGATTTGGGAACATGGCACAGATACACTGTGAGAATAACTACCACTTCTGCATTAACAAACAATGAAGTGATTGCAAGCACAATCAGTGATTATACATTATCACAGAACTATCCAAATCCGTTCAATCCTTCAACAAAAATAAACTTCTCAATTCCAAAAGCAGGGTTTACAACATTGAAAGTTTATGACATCTTGGGTAAAGAAGTAGCAACATTAGTAAATGGTATGCAGACCGCAGGTACACATACTATAGACTTTAATGCAAGCAATCTTGCATCAGGAGCTTACTTCTATAGAATACAAGTAGGTGACTTTGTAGCTACAAAGAGAATGTTACTTATTAAGTAATTTAGATTTAAAACGTATTTATTATCAAAAAAGGGGCGAAAGCCCCTTTTTTGTTTCATATTGATTTTATGTTAGCCTTTTTTGATTGACAAATAGATAATAATTTGACACTTTACTTTGCTTATTAATAGTAATTCAGAATTAATATTTTCCATTCAAAATAAGATTTATTAAATTAAACCCCAAAAAGGAGAATTAAATGAGAGTAAGAAAATTACTGTTATATTTTATTCCGTTATTGGTTGTTTCGATTGTTTTTTTCGGATACAAAAATAGCGAAGTAAAAAATACCGCAACTTCATTAACAGAAGCTTACGGCACAGATTATAAAGTTCCTACCTATGAACCCGGCTTTATAGATGCAATAGGTTCATGGTCAACAGGAGCTTTAGCTTTATCAAGATATTATTCAGGCGGTGTTGGTTATTCAAGAAATGATACAGGATGGATTTATACATGGGGCGGTGATTCGGTTGGTGCCGGAAAACCTTCAAGAACAGTTTACAGGTATAATGTTAATACCAATGTATGGTCTCAAGTAGCGCCTTACCCTGATTCAATCAGGATATGCGCATCAGCAAGATTGGGAGATTCTCTTTACGGTATGGGCGGTATTAACATATTCGGCGGAACAGCTCCTCCGGTAGCAGCTATGTATATGTATAATGTAAATACTAATACATGGTCAACAAAAGCACCTCTGCCTCAAGCTTTATATTTTAATAGAGCCGCCGGTTATCAGGATAGTTTGATTTATCATGTTGGTGGATATACCGGTGCAGTGTCTGTAAATAATGTTTATCTCTATAATGCAAAAACAAACACATGGAGAAACGCAACTCCGCTACCTATAGGAACCGCTGAAGGTGCATGTACAATTGTTGGTGATACGATTGTTTACGTCGGTGGATTACAAGGCGGTGTTGTTGTGGGCACAACTTACAGAGGTGTCATCAGTCAGTCAGACAGAAGTGTTATTACCTGGACAACAGGTGCGTCATATCCAACCGGTGTTAAATACAGAATGAATGCATATAATTGGGGCAGCAAAGGAGCATTAGTCGTTGGCGGCGCTGTATCAGGATTTACCGGAACAAACACAACTTATTTATACAGCCCCGGTGCTAATACCTGGACTCTTCAACAAAATAAACCTACAGTTATCTGCGCATATCAGGGTGGTGTTGTAAATTACTCGAGTGGTATTGCAAAATGCGTTATCGCAGGCGGTGTTGGCTCAGGTGCTTTGACCGGAGCTAACGAAATATTTACTGATACTTTAAGTACACCTCCTCCTCCAAGCATTCAGACAACAATCACCCGCGGAAGCTTGAACAAAGCTATTCCTGATAATACTCCAGCTGGTATTGCAGATTCATTCATGGTAACAGGTGGCGGAACTGTATTGGGAGTTGAAGTTGTAATTGACTCAATTGTTCATACCTGGTGTGGTGATTTAAAAGTCACTCTTACTCACGCAGGAAAAACCGATACACTTGTCTCAAGAATGGGAACAGGAACATTCGGATTAAGCCAGAATGATTTAATCAATGTAGCATTAAAAGATACAGCAACAAGAGGTATCTGGACAGCAACAGCAGCAGACTCAACTCCACAAGGTGGATTCAGAGGAAGCTGGAGACCTGGATACAGAAGTGCACAGGATTCACTTGCTAAGTTCATAGGAACTTCAGCAGCAGGATCATGGGTAGTAAGAGTTTCTGATAATGCTTCGGGAGATTTGGGAACATGGCACAGATATACTGTGAGAGTTACAACAACTACTCCATTGACAAATACTGAAACTAATGTATCAGTATTAAATGATTATTCATTGTCACAAAACTATCCAAATCCGTTCAACCCGACAACAAAGATTAACTTCTCAATTCCAAAGTCAGGACTTACAACATTGAAAGTTTATGACATCTTAGGAAAAGAGGTAGCAACTTTAGTAAACGGATTCCAGAATGCAGGAAATTTTGTAGTTGAATTTGATGCAAGCAGATTGGCATCAGGTGCATACTTCTACAGACTGGAAGTTAACGGTTTTGTAAATACAAAGAAAATGTTGCTCATCAAGTAATTTAAAAGTAATATTTCTTGAATTGAAATTTAAAACCCTTTCAAAGAAATTTGAAAGGGTTTTTTATTGTCTTATTCCAACCCTTC
The DNA window shown above is from Ignavibacteria bacterium and carries:
- a CDS encoding kelch repeat-containing protein, translated to MRVRKLLLYFIPLLVVSIVFFGYKNSEVKNTATSLTEAYGTDYKVPTYEPGFIDAIGSWSTGALALSRYYSGGVGYSRNDTGWIYTWGGDSVGAGKPSRTVYRYNVNTNVWSQVAPYPDSIRICASARLGDSLYGMGGINIFGGTAPPVAAMYMYNVNTNTWSTKAPLPQALYFNRAAGYQDSLIYHVGGYTGAVSVNNVYLYNAKTNTWRNATPLPIGTAEGACTIVGDTIVYVGGLQGGVVVGTTYRGVISQSDRSVITWTTGASYPTGVKYRMNAYNWGSKGALVVGGAVSGFTGTNTTYLYSPGANTWTLQQNKPTVICAYQGGVVNYSSGIAKCVIAGGVGSGALTGANEIFTDTLSTPPPPSIQTTITRGSLNKAIPDNTPAGIADSFMVTGGGTVLGVEVVIDSIVHTWCGDLKVTLTHAGKTDTLVSRMGTGTFGLSQNDLINVALKDTATRGIWTATAADSTPQGGFRGSWRPGYRSAQDSLAKFIGTSAAGSWVVRVSDNASGDLGTWHRYTVRVTTTTPLTNTETNVSVLNDYSLSQNYPNPFNPTTKINFSIPKSGLTTLKVYDILGKEVATLVNGFQNAGNFVVEFDASRLASGAYFYRLEVNGFVNTKKMLLIK